A genomic window from Leptolyngbya sp. BL0902 includes:
- a CDS encoding helix-turn-helix transcriptional regulator: MSRIQLERLLKIDELIRKPERQTAQALADVLEVSERTIRDDIAFMRDRFHAPVKFHRTHGYHYTEPTWRLPTVQLTKGELFALTLGARMLEACAGSAYALDLRSAITRLTERLPEQTWLDFQQIAEDRLVFRSGAETNLNLDVWQQLEEACRESKQVWMSYYTASRNATSERVLDPYLLHIYRGTNPYVIGWCHKRDEVRWFRVDRIRELKLLEDSFERKPDFNAKDHLEMIFQHEVGGVPVTVRIWFDAKTAPYIRERRWHPTQELEEHEDGAVTLQIVVRGINDVKRWVLGYGRGARVLEPPELVTVMKEEIELMNYNYLNSSKSNE, encoded by the coding sequence ATGTCGCGCATTCAACTAGAGCGACTACTGAAAATTGATGAGCTAATCCGTAAGCCTGAACGGCAGACGGCTCAAGCGTTGGCGGATGTGCTGGAGGTGAGTGAGCGCACGATTCGCGATGACATTGCCTTTATGCGGGATCGGTTCCATGCGCCCGTGAAATTTCACCGTACCCACGGCTACCACTACACAGAACCGACCTGGCGACTTCCAACCGTCCAACTCACCAAAGGGGAACTTTTTGCCCTCACCTTGGGGGCTAGGATGCTGGAAGCCTGTGCCGGGTCGGCCTATGCCCTGGATCTGCGGTCAGCCATCACCCGATTAACCGAGCGGCTACCAGAACAAACCTGGCTAGATTTCCAACAGATTGCTGAGGATCGCCTGGTTTTTCGTTCTGGGGCGGAAACCAATCTGAATTTGGACGTTTGGCAGCAGCTAGAGGAAGCGTGTCGGGAATCGAAGCAGGTGTGGATGAGCTACTACACCGCCAGCCGTAACGCCACCTCCGAGCGGGTGCTAGACCCATACCTACTGCACATCTACCGGGGCACGAACCCCTACGTCATTGGCTGGTGCCACAAACGGGATGAGGTGCGTTGGTTCCGGGTAGACCGGATTCGCGAGCTAAAGCTGCTGGAGGATAGCTTTGAGCGCAAGCCGGACTTCAATGCCAAGGATCACCTGGAGATGATTTTCCAGCATGAGGTGGGGGGTGTCCCAGTCACGGTACGAATTTGGTTTGATGCCAAGACCGCCCCCTACATCCGGGAACGTCGCTGGCATCCTACCCAAGAGCTAGAGGAGCACGAGGACGGGGCGGTGACGCTTCAGATTGTAGTAAGGGGCATTAATGATGTGAAGCGGTGGGTGTTGGGCTATGGGAGAGGGGCAAGAGTGTTGGAGCCACCGGAGTTAGTCACAGTGATGAAGGAGGAAATAGAACTAATGAACTATAATTATTTGAACTCTTCCAAGTCTAATGAGTAA